A single region of the Sulfurimonas sp. genome encodes:
- a CDS encoding lysozyme inhibitor LprI family protein, giving the protein MSKVVLVFFLYLPLVSYANEFVPKTLDSFKQLHQFESVSKFETYVNTYVQTCIDNSFGGSLSVRCFVQTKLWDKELNRYYKLLYQSLDKQGKSNLKVSQRLWLKTQDETIKLNSYLLDKQFNNKSGTMYVAMRVGEASDRISPIIKERALLLKNGIKV; this is encoded by the coding sequence TTGAGTAAAGTTGTACTCGTCTTTTTTCTTTACTTACCATTGGTCTCATATGCTAATGAATTTGTTCCAAAAACATTAGATTCATTTAAGCAACTTCACCAATTTGAATCTGTGTCGAAATTTGAAACGTATGTAAATACATATGTGCAAACTTGTATAGATAATAGCTTTGGTGGTTCTTTGTCGGTGAGATGCTTTGTCCAAACAAAATTGTGGGATAAAGAGTTAAATAGATACTATAAGTTGCTTTATCAAAGTCTGGATAAGCAAGGAAAATCAAATTTAAAAGTTAGTCAAAGATTGTGGTTAAAGACGCAAGATGAAACAATAAAACTGAATAGTTATCTTCTCGATAAACAGTTTAATAACAAGAGCGGAACTATGTATGTAGCTATGAGAGTTGGAGAGGCGAGTGATAGGATATCACCAATTATTAAAGAAAGAGCTCTATTACTTAAAAATGGTATCAAAGTATAG
- a CDS encoding TrmH family RNA methyltransferase: protein MKDSEEYKKKKKFFDSVITLYGRNVVVEVLEDMNVEVHKLHMSESNQIDNTIKKINALAKTRKVEVVMHDKKSLSRISKNSKQDQGVAIDIVAKTYKSADEIKEMKSYKLIALDGIQNPQNLGMIIRSCAAGYVDGIILPKKSSAKISPLVMKASAGTLFKLPIYYCNALEDLFGDLDADIYTLSSHAKSSIYDVSLVEKSIFVLGNESEGVSKEVEKLCTQSISIPMQRGVESLNVAVTASLIAFMR from the coding sequence TTGAAAGATTCAGAAGAATACAAAAAGAAAAAAAAGTTTTTTGACAGTGTAATAACACTTTATGGAAGAAATGTAGTTGTTGAAGTTTTAGAAGATATGAATGTAGAGGTTCATAAACTTCACATGTCCGAATCAAACCAAATAGACAACACTATAAAAAAGATAAATGCACTTGCAAAGACAAGAAAAGTTGAAGTTGTAATGCACGATAAAAAGTCACTATCACGCATCTCTAAAAACTCTAAACAGGATCAGGGTGTTGCAATAGACATCGTAGCTAAAACTTACAAAAGTGCCGATGAGATAAAAGAGATGAAAAGCTATAAACTAATAGCACTTGATGGTATACAAAACCCTCAAAACTTAGGTATGATTATCCGCTCGTGTGCGGCTGGATACGTTGATGGAATCATACTTCCTAAAAAATCAAGTGCAAAGATTTCACCACTTGTTATGAAAGCAAGTGCAGGGACACTTTTTAAACTTCCAATATATTATTGCAACGCTTTAGAAGATCTATTTGGTGACTTGGATGCAGATATATATACTCTAAGTTCACACGCTAAAAGCTCCATATATGATGTGAGTCTAGTTGAGAAAAGTATATTTGTTTTAGGAAATGAGAGTGAGGGTGTAAGCAAAGAGGTAGAAAAACTTTGTACCCAGAGCATAAGCATTCCTATGCAACGTGGAGTTGAATCGCTAAATGTTGCAGTTACTGCTTCACTTATAGCATTTATGAGGTAA
- a CDS encoding NUDIX domain-containing protein: protein MIKTPHLSADGIIKLYDKNENYQGLILIQRLNPPHGLALPGGFVDIGESVEDALVREMKEEVNLDVEIESLLGIYSDPKRDPRFHTATAVYVCKAYCTPRSGDDAKEVFIYKDDELPFDKLVFDHEKILKDYLSVL, encoded by the coding sequence ATGATAAAAACACCACATCTTAGTGCCGATGGGATCATCAAATTATACGACAAGAATGAAAACTATCAAGGTCTAATCCTAATCCAAAGACTAAATCCTCCACACGGTTTGGCACTCCCAGGTGGATTTGTAGATATCGGTGAGAGTGTTGAAGATGCTCTAGTTCGTGAGATGAAAGAAGAAGTAAATTTGGATGTAGAGATCGAGAGCCTACTTGGAATATACTCAGACCCTAAACGCGATCCGAGATTTCACACGGCAACTGCAGTTTATGTATGTAAAGCTTATTGCACTCCAAGGTCAGGTGATGATGCAAAAGAAGTTTTTATATACAAAGATGATGAACTTCCGTTTGACAAGCTTGTCTTTGATCATGAGAAGATACTCAAGGATTATTTATCTGTTCTATAA